In Onychostoma macrolepis isolate SWU-2019 chromosome 04, ASM1243209v1, whole genome shotgun sequence, one DNA window encodes the following:
- the ptpn12 gene encoding tyrosine-protein phosphatase non-receptor type 12 isoform X1: protein MKRPVRMEQVNILKSFIEALRSGEQKGEDNFSSDFMRLRRLSTKYRTEKIYPTNVGEQEENVKKNRYKDILPFDHSRVKVTLKTSNQDTDYINANFIKGIGRPEAYIATQGPLPNTVLDFWRMIWEYKVTVIVMACREFEMGRKKCERYFPLFGDEHVTFGPFKISCESEQPRTDYFIRTLTVEFDHETRRVTQFHYVNWPDHDVPSSFDSILDMIALMREYQEHDDVPICVHCSAGCGRTGAICAIDYTWNLLKAGRIPEDFNVFQLIQEMRTQRHSAVQTKEQYELVHRAIAQLFEKQLKLLESPTNSELTDGMEEGSPEKPGQNSDEERWDTPPPKPPRIRSNQAEGDVKEEILQPPEPRPVPPILTPSPPSAFPTVTNARQDNDRYHPKPILHVLASDQNPDLNENYSKPGQDGLERRLERKLSIEIKKVPLQEGPRSFEGNSALQRSHAFKRSNTSSMCEESAEPPRPNHLPLREEKGQSEPSPDRSPGRTALSFTNPLHSDFPDALSSISSTASAAQQSDHTPRRVTPMSIAGQSLTTHTSSNCDDSEDWPPPVPERTAESFLMATDPADVKPPPAEASSDEPSSQASADTQAPASPPKTDAEQKNGKAPDSPLKDSRAETEIGFGSRCSHPKGPREPPSEWT from the exons ATGAAACGTCCCGTCAGGATGGAGCAGGTGAATATCCTGAAGAGCTTCATTGAAGCCTTGAGAAGCGGCGAGCAGAAAGGAGAAGATAACTTCAGCTCGGACTTCATG AGATTACGTCGATTATCAACCAAATATAGAACAGAGAAGATCTACCCCACTAATGTTGGAGAGCAGGAGGAAAACGTGAAGAAAAACCGATATAAAGACATTCTGCCAT TCGACCACAGTCGTGTGAAGGTGACGTTAAAAACATCCAACCAGGACACTGACTACATCAATGCAAACTTCATCAAG ggcATTGGCAGGCCGGAGGCCTACATCGCCACTCAGGGGCCGCTGCCCAACACCGTGCTGGACTTCTGGAGGATGATCTGGGAGTACAAGGTCACG GTCATCGTGATGGCGTGTCGAGAGTTTGAGATGGGGCGG AAAAAGTGTGAGCGTTACTTCCCGCTGTTTGGAGATGAGCATGTGACCTTCGGCCCCTTCAAGATCTCCTGT GAGTCTGAGCAGCCGCGGACGGATTATTTCATCCGCACGCTCACAGTGGAGTTTGATCAT GAAACCCGGCGAGTGACGCAGTTCCATTACGTGAACTGGCCCGATCACGACGTCCCATCATCCTTCGATTCCATACTGGACATGATCGCTCTGATGAGGGAGTATCAGGAGCACGACGACGTTCCCATCTGTGTCCACTGCAG TGCTGGCTGTGGACGCACAGGAGCCATCTGTGCAATCGACTACACGTGGAACCTCCTGAAAGCTGGG AGAATTCCTGAAGATTTTAACGTTTTCCAGCTGATTCAGGAGATGAGGACACAGCGGCATTCAGCAGTTCAGACCAAA gAGCAGTACGAGCTGGTTCATCGAGCGATTGCACAGCTCTTTGAGAAACAGCTGAAGCTTTTGGAGAGTCCAACAAACTCTGAGCTCACAGACGGGATG gaaGAGGGCAGCCCGGAAAAACCCGGTCAGAATTCAGATGAGGAGAGATGGGACACGCCCCCTCCCAAACCGCCCCGCATCCGCAG TAATCAGGCCGAGGGCGACGTGAAGGAGGAGATTCTCCAGCCTCCAGAGCCGCGCCCCGTTCCGCCCATCCTCACGCCGTCTCCGCCCTCGGCCTTCCCTACGGTCACAAACGCACGGCAGGACAACGACCGCTACCATCCCAAACCCATCCTGCACGTGCTGGCGTCGGACCAGAACCCCGACCTCAACGAGAACTACAGCAAACCGGGGCAGGACGGGCTGGAGCGCCGGCTGGAGCGCAAGCTGAGCATCGAGATCAAGAAGGTTCCGCTGCAGGAGGGGCCTCGCAGCTTCGAGGGGAACAGCGCACTGCAGCGCTCGCACGCCTTCAAGCGCTCCAACACCAGCTCCATGTGTGAGGAGAGCGCCGAGCCTCCGCGACCCAACCACCTGCCGCTGAGGGAGGAGAAGGGTCAGTCCGAGCCCAGCCCTGACCGCTCGCCCGGCCGGACGGCGCTGAGCTTCACCAACCCGCTGCACTCCGACTTCCCGGACGCTCTCTCCTCGATAAGCAGCACGGCTTCAGCGGCGCAGCAGAGCGATCACACCCCCCGCAGGGTCACACCGATGTCCATCGCCGGCCAGAGCCTCACCACACACACCTCATCAA ACTGTGACGACAGTGAAGATTGGCCCCCGCCTGTTCCCGAGCGAACCGCTGAGTCCTTCCTAATGGCCACAG ACCCCGCAGATGTGAAGCCGCCGCCGGCCGAAGCGTCTTCAGACGAGCCGTCATCACAG GCGTCTGCAGACACACAAGCTCCTGCTAGTCCTCCAAAGACCG
- the ptpn12 gene encoding tyrosine-protein phosphatase non-receptor type 12 isoform X2 produces MKRPVRMEQVNILKSFIEALRSGEQKGEDNFSSDFMRLRRLSTKYRTEKIYPTNVGEQEENVKKNRYKDILPFDHSRVKVTLKTSNQDTDYINANFIKGIGRPEAYIATQGPLPNTVLDFWRMIWEYKVTVIVMACREFEMGRKKCERYFPLFGDEHVTFGPFKISCESEQPRTDYFIRTLTVEFDHETRRVTQFHYVNWPDHDVPSSFDSILDMIALMREYQEHDDVPICVHCSAGCGRTGAICAIDYTWNLLKAGRIPEDFNVFQLIQEMRTQRHSAVQTKEQYELVHRAIAQLFEKQLKLLESPTNSELTDGMEEGSPEKPGQNSDEERWDTPPPKPPRIRSNQAEGDVKEEILQPPEPRPVPPILTPSPPSAFPTVTNARQDNDRYHPKPILHVLASDQNPDLNENYSKPGQDGLERRLERKLSIEIKKVPLQEGPRSFEGNSALQRSHAFKRSNTSSMCEESAEPPRPNHLPLREEKGQSEPSPDRSPGRTALSFTNPLHSDFPDALSSISSTASAAQQSDHTPRRVTPMSIAGQSLTTHTSSNPADVKPPPAEASSDEPSSQASADTQAPASPPKTDAEQKNGKAPDSPLKDSRAETEIGFGSRCSHPKGPREPPSEWT; encoded by the exons ATGAAACGTCCCGTCAGGATGGAGCAGGTGAATATCCTGAAGAGCTTCATTGAAGCCTTGAGAAGCGGCGAGCAGAAAGGAGAAGATAACTTCAGCTCGGACTTCATG AGATTACGTCGATTATCAACCAAATATAGAACAGAGAAGATCTACCCCACTAATGTTGGAGAGCAGGAGGAAAACGTGAAGAAAAACCGATATAAAGACATTCTGCCAT TCGACCACAGTCGTGTGAAGGTGACGTTAAAAACATCCAACCAGGACACTGACTACATCAATGCAAACTTCATCAAG ggcATTGGCAGGCCGGAGGCCTACATCGCCACTCAGGGGCCGCTGCCCAACACCGTGCTGGACTTCTGGAGGATGATCTGGGAGTACAAGGTCACG GTCATCGTGATGGCGTGTCGAGAGTTTGAGATGGGGCGG AAAAAGTGTGAGCGTTACTTCCCGCTGTTTGGAGATGAGCATGTGACCTTCGGCCCCTTCAAGATCTCCTGT GAGTCTGAGCAGCCGCGGACGGATTATTTCATCCGCACGCTCACAGTGGAGTTTGATCAT GAAACCCGGCGAGTGACGCAGTTCCATTACGTGAACTGGCCCGATCACGACGTCCCATCATCCTTCGATTCCATACTGGACATGATCGCTCTGATGAGGGAGTATCAGGAGCACGACGACGTTCCCATCTGTGTCCACTGCAG TGCTGGCTGTGGACGCACAGGAGCCATCTGTGCAATCGACTACACGTGGAACCTCCTGAAAGCTGGG AGAATTCCTGAAGATTTTAACGTTTTCCAGCTGATTCAGGAGATGAGGACACAGCGGCATTCAGCAGTTCAGACCAAA gAGCAGTACGAGCTGGTTCATCGAGCGATTGCACAGCTCTTTGAGAAACAGCTGAAGCTTTTGGAGAGTCCAACAAACTCTGAGCTCACAGACGGGATG gaaGAGGGCAGCCCGGAAAAACCCGGTCAGAATTCAGATGAGGAGAGATGGGACACGCCCCCTCCCAAACCGCCCCGCATCCGCAG TAATCAGGCCGAGGGCGACGTGAAGGAGGAGATTCTCCAGCCTCCAGAGCCGCGCCCCGTTCCGCCCATCCTCACGCCGTCTCCGCCCTCGGCCTTCCCTACGGTCACAAACGCACGGCAGGACAACGACCGCTACCATCCCAAACCCATCCTGCACGTGCTGGCGTCGGACCAGAACCCCGACCTCAACGAGAACTACAGCAAACCGGGGCAGGACGGGCTGGAGCGCCGGCTGGAGCGCAAGCTGAGCATCGAGATCAAGAAGGTTCCGCTGCAGGAGGGGCCTCGCAGCTTCGAGGGGAACAGCGCACTGCAGCGCTCGCACGCCTTCAAGCGCTCCAACACCAGCTCCATGTGTGAGGAGAGCGCCGAGCCTCCGCGACCCAACCACCTGCCGCTGAGGGAGGAGAAGGGTCAGTCCGAGCCCAGCCCTGACCGCTCGCCCGGCCGGACGGCGCTGAGCTTCACCAACCCGCTGCACTCCGACTTCCCGGACGCTCTCTCCTCGATAAGCAGCACGGCTTCAGCGGCGCAGCAGAGCGATCACACCCCCCGCAGGGTCACACCGATGTCCATCGCCGGCCAGAGCCTCACCACACACACCTCATCAA ACCCCGCAGATGTGAAGCCGCCGCCGGCCGAAGCGTCTTCAGACGAGCCGTCATCACAG GCGTCTGCAGACACACAAGCTCCTGCTAGTCCTCCAAAGACCG
- the LOC131538549 gene encoding transmembrane protein 60-like, giving the protein MDADIPHIRDTLLNPETESRSAVIVIDDADDDDDDDGVLCLCGQSVQMSLAQRVLLTWIFTLLFLILLVLKLDGKVRWSWFLVFLPVWVFDGALLLMLAVRLAGRCRTGLDPRLKLWYLLALMMKVGFCVTLCARLEQLTHLRLLIICVPLWTLLTGALIQLGFHILPQRTHTHTHTHTHTALTKTIRTLVSSADKHGLKSVISIFCWSASGGNITLHSQTFI; this is encoded by the exons ATGGACGCCGATATTCCACACATCCGGGACACGCTGCTGAACCCGGAAACAGAATCCCG ATCCGCGGTGATTGTGATTGATGacgctgatgatgatgatgatgatgatggtgttCTCTGCTTGTGTGGTCAGTCGGTGCAGATGTCTCTGGCCCAGCGGGTTCTGCTCACCTGGATCTTCACGCTCCTCTTCCTCATCCTGCTGGTTCTGAAGCTGGATGGAAAGGTCCGCTGGAGCTGGTTCCTGGTGTTTCTGCCCGTCTGGGTGTTTGACGGCGCGCTGCTGCTGATGCTGGCCGTGAGGCTGGCGGGCCGCTGCCGGACCGGGCTCGACCCGCGGCTGAAGCTCTGGTACCTGCTGGCTCTGATGATGAAGGTGGGCTTCTGTGTGACTCTGTGCGCGCGGCTGGAACAGCTGACCCACCTGCGGCTGCTGATCATCTGTGTGCCGCTCTGGACACTGCTGACCGGAGCCCTGATCCAGCTGGGGTTCCACATCCTGCcccagcgcacacacacacacacacacacacacacacacacagcgctgaCCAAAACCATCAGAACACTAGTGTCTTCAGCAGATAAACATGGTttgaagtcagttatttctatcttctgCTGGAGTGCGTCGGGAGGAAATATCACTTTACATtcccaaacattcatttag